The DNA segment GATCGAGCAGGCAGTGGTCTTGGTGGCTGACCCAGATCGACAGGCGCGGTACCGCGTCAGAAAAGTGCAGCTGCCAGGTAGCCCCCAGGGGTTGGGCGATCGCCCCAAAGGCCGCTCCAATGATCTCCCTGGGCAGGTTAAACCCCTCCAGCTCCCACTCCAGGCGCGAGAGAAACAGCCCCGCCTCGGGGTCGCGGTGCTGGTCAGCGTGGAGAATGTTGCCGCCGTTGGCATAGATAAAGTTGGCAATTTTGGCGACCAGCCCCTTTTGGTCGGGACAGGAGAACAGCAGAATGGCGGTGGGAGAGGCCATGGGGAGAACGATAGAAGAAGGAAACAGGAAAAACGAAGAGAATTTAGAAATCGCGAAAAGCTTACCGGGCAGACGTAGGGTGGGCAGTGCCCACCAATGGCATAAATATTATTCGGCGTTCGACTGAATGCATCAAAAGCAGGGTGGGCCTAGTACTTGACCAAGCTGATTTTGACAGGGCCAGCCGTTCTGGGTGCAGGGTGCAGGATATACGGTCTACGGCTCGCCTTGAACCTGAAACCTTGAACCGTATACCCCACTGACCCGTCATCTTTAGCTTGGCAGTCTACTAGGCTAGCACCGCTGACCAGCATCAAGTCAATGCCATTGAGCCCTCGATGACCAGACGCAAGAGCTGGCTGGCTGAGCCTAGTGTTTAGTCAAAAAAATAATGACGGCAGGTGTGATTTAGGGTTCACGGTTCACGGTAAGCGGTTTAAGGCGAGCCGTGTACCGTTTACCGTAGACCGCCAACCCCGTTAACCCGCCACATTTAACTTGACAGACCCCTAGCACCCGCGACCAAAATGAGTTATTTAGTTAGCGGCTTCAGGCGCAGGGGCCGTTGGCGCAGGCGGTACTTCGTTGGCTGGGGGCTCTCCAGTAGGTGTCGGAGCGGCAGGGGACGCCGCTGGTGCGCCGCTCTCTGGGGTTGAGCTAGCCCCCGGCTCGGCTGGGGCTAGGGTTTCTACCGGCATCTTCCACTCGGCGAGGGGGCGGTTGATGCCGTTGGCCACATCGCGGGTGACGACGAGCACGGAGTATTCTGTCTCCCCGGCGGGCGGCCAGGGCTCGGGGTCAACCGCGGCGTAGTTGGCGCTGCCGCTAAAGTCGGGGCCACCCAAAATCAGCTCGTGCTCGGTGCCCTCTGTGAGGGTGACGGTGACGACGCCCAGGGGCGCGTTAAAGCCAAAGTCGGTGGCCTGATCGGCTTGCATAGTGACGGTTTGCAGGGGCGAGTCGGTATTGAGGCGGCTGAGGAGAAAGGCGATCGCCCCCGGTTCGGCCAGCGCATTCTCGGGTGCCGTCATTTGCCAGGTGGCGTCATCGCCCTGCTCAAACACCAGGGTTTCGTCACCGCGCTCGACGGTGAGGGTGGCGACGTCGGTTTCTTCAAAGGCGAAGATGGGGGCCGTGGAGGCGGTGTCGGCGGTGGGGGAGGGAGACTGCGATCGCTGCGACTCGGCAATCAGCACTCCAGCCCCCAGCAAAAAGGCCACCCCCACCAGCATTACCGTACTGCGCTTAAACTTCATACCCGCTCACCAAAACTCTAGGTCGCAGGATAGGTCCCGCTGTGCTGATCCATCCTACGACCTGGAAGACCGATCGTATCGCCTGAGTCGAGGTGCGATCTAATTGGGGTCATTTCCCTCAATATTTTCAGGATGCATGGCGGAAATTTCTGAAATATCCGCAAAATCAGTTGGATTTAGCGTCAAGGTGTGGCTAATGTCTACAACCACCATCACGGCTGCGATGCGGGCATCGTGAGTCTGTTGCTAGCCCATGTTGTTTATCAGATGGATTGCTAAACCGCGATGGTGCTGCGGTCAAACGCTTCATCTGGAAGACTTAGGCCTGGTTGAGGCAGCTGCGACACCCAAACGCGAAAGTTTTGAGCACGCTCTAAAGGAGTTGCATACTGCCAGAGTAGCTCGTCTTCAGCCGTTGGATCACTTTGAGACTTGAACGATTTGACAAGCTCAGCAATTTTTTTAGTTGACTTTCGCTGAGCCTATCAATCTCTTGTTTGAGGGTTTCACGCAGCATAGCTTTTGTCCCTAACTGAGACCATTTATCTACCGACTATGGTGATCACATCGAATGCATCAGCTTGGCAGGGCGCATGCCATTATGACCTAGGCGGCAGCGAGAGCAGGGGTGGGGGCGGTTGAGGTAGAGAGCTGAGCCAAAATGCCATTGACGTTGGTTTTGGCATCGCCAAACAGCATCAGGGTGTTGTCGTTAAAGAACAGCGGATTTTCGACCCCGGCGTAGCCCGACGCCATACCGCGCTTCAGCACCACCACGGTACTGGCTTCCCAGACTTCCATCACGGGCATACCGGCGATCGGGCTATCGGGATCGTACTTGGCGCTGGGGTTGACGGTATCGTTGGCCCCGACTACCAGCACCACATCGGTGTGGGCAAAGTCGTCGTTGATTTCGTCCATCTCGAGCACGATGTCGTAGGGCACGTTGGCCTCGGCCAGCAGCACGTTCATGTGGCCGGGCATGCGGCCCGCCACCGGGTGAATGCCAAAGCGCACCTGCTTGCCCTGGGTGCGGAGAATGCGGGTGATCTCCGCCACGGCGTGCTGGGCCTGGGCCACAGCCATGCCGTAGCCGGGGACAATGACCACGCTCTGAGCCGTCTCCAGGAGATCCACCACTTCGGCCGTGGTGGTGCTGGTGGCGCTGCCCACCAGGGCGGCAGCTTTGCCAGCGCTAGTGGTTTCGCCAAAGCCGCCCAGCACCACATTGAGAAAGGAGCGGTTCATGCCCTTGCACATGATGTAGCTGAGAATCGCGCCGCTGCTGCCCACCAGCGCTCCGGTGATGATCAGCAGGTCGTTGTTGAGCATAAAGCCCGCCGCCGCCGAGGCCAGCCCCGAGTAGCTGTTGAGCAGCGAGATCACCACCGCCATATCGGCCCCGCCGATGGCCAGTACAATCACAATGCCAAACAGGCCCGCGATCGCCGTCATCGCCCCCAGCGCGTACAGGGGCAGATCCCCAGTAGCGACCAAAAAGGGATAGCCCAGGGCCGCAATACCCCCCAGCATTCCCAACGTGAGCCCGTGGCGGGCGGGCAGCAGCACCGCCCGGCTGGGCACCCAGCCCCGCAGCTTGGCCACCGCAATCATCGACCCGGTAAAGGTGACGATGCCGATGAACACGCCAATGAAAATTTCCACCCGGTGAACCAGCACGTCCCCCCCGGTCAGCGCCGCGCTGGGCTGGAGGTATTCCGCAAAGCCCACCAGCACCGCCGCCAGACCCACAAAGCTGTTCAGCAGGGCCACCATCTCCGGCATGTCGGTCATGGCTACGCGGGAGGCGGCCAGCGCTCCCACCATCACCCCCAGGCCAATGGAGCCCAGCTGAATCGGGTAGCCCTGGCTGATAAATGCCGTCGCCCCAAAGGCCACGGCCATGCCGACCATGCCCAGCAGGTTGCCCCGCTTGGCGCTTTCCGGCTGCGACAGACCCGCCAGGCTGAGAATGAACAGGGCGCTGGCGGCGATGTAGGCGGTGGTTACGAGGTTGGTTTCCATGGAAAAACGATGTGAGTGGTACAGAAATGGGCTAAGGACAGGGTGAGCAGACAGGGAGTGCTCAATCACCCGTTGAGCGGTTAAAGGCCTCAAACACTACTTGGGCTATGACGATGGATAAAGCTGCTGCTTGTCGCCCAGGGCACAGCTCGGCTCAGTAAAGCCGTGGAACTCCAACAGCCCAACCAGCGACTTGTACCCTGTCGGTAGGAAAACCTAGCCCAGGACTGGCATCCTATCGTTAACAACTTAAGCTGGACTGGAGGCCTAGACATTGCAAAAAACACTGCTCACCTTGCTGCTTAAAAATCTAGCGATTACCATTCCCACTGCGCTTCTATTCACGGGTTTAGGCTACCTTCTCAGTTTCCCAATGACCTTTCAAGTCGATCCGATGGCGGCCCAGTTTCGGCGCAATCAGGGGCGGCAATTTGAGGCTGCCACACCGCCTGTTGCGATTGAAACAGACCGAATCAATGCCCTGGGTCAATTTCAAATCATGGTGAGCCTGGGGGGAACCATCGCGGGGGTATTGGTAGCTCAGACGGTATTTATGGTTCACGAACAGCACTCCACCCGCGAGTAAGATTCGATGCAGAGAAATGTGGCAATCCTCAAGCCGTAGAGATAGCAACCCATATTATTTGTGAAACATATTCAACATCCGCTGGGAGACCATAAAGCCGCCTGCGATGTTGACGGTGCCGAGGAAGAGGGCGATCGCCCCCAGGATCGTCATCGGTGACGTAATATCCCCTGAGATCTGGAGCATGCCGCCGATGATGATGATGCCGCTGATGGCGTTGGTGACGCTCATCAGGGGGGTGTGCAGGCTGGGGGATACATCCCAAATCACCTTCCAGCCCAAAAAGCTGGCCAGCACAAAGACCGTCAGGTGGGTGATGAAGGAGGCGGGTGCCCAGAGGCCGATGGCGACGACCAGGCCGCCCAGCAGCAGGGGCCAGAGGAGTTGGCTGAGGGGAGATTTGGCGGCGGGGATCTCCTCAGAGGTGGGGGCGGTGGGGGCGGTGGGGGAGGCCGGAGCGGGGGCTTCGACCTTGGGGGGGGGCCAGGTGACCTGGCCGTTGTGGATCACGGTGGTAGCGCGGATCACCTGGTCATCCATATTGATGGAGAAGTTTTCGGCTCCGCCCAGGTCGCTGAGCAGGTGCACCAGGTTGTTGCCGTAGAGCTGGCTGGCCTGGGAGGCCATACGGCTGGGCAGGTCGGTGAGGCCGATGACGGTGACGCCGTGGTGGTCGATGATTTCACCGGGCTGGGTGACTTCGCAGTTGCCCCCCTGTTCGGCGGCCAGATCGACCACCACCGAGCCGGGCTTCATGCTCTCGACCATCTCCTGGGTGATCAGCAGGGGGGCGGGTTTGCCGGGGATCAGCGCCGTGGTGATGATGATATCCACATCCCTGGCCTGCTGGGCAAACAGGGCCATTTCGGCAGCGATGAAAGCCGGACTCATCACCTTGGCGTAGCCGCCTTCGCCGCTGCCGTCCTCCTCAAAGTGCAGTTCGAGAAATTCGGCTCCCAGGCTCTGCACCTGCTCTTTGACCACCAGGCGGGTGTCGAAGGCTTTGACGATCGCCCCCAAACTCTTGGCCGCCCCGATCGCCGCCAGCCCGGCTACGCCAACGCCAATCACCATCACCTTGGCGGGGGGCATCTTGCCTGCGGCGGTAATCTGGCCGGTGAAGCAGCGGCCAAAGTGGTGGGCGGCTTCGATCACCGCCCGGTAGCCGCCGATATTCGCCATCGAACTCAGGGCGTCGAGCTTTTGGGCGCGGGAGATGCGGGGCACCGAATCCATCGCCAGCACGGTGCCACCCTGTTCCGCCAGCTGACTCAGCAGCTCCGGGTTTTGGGCGGGCCAGAGAAAGCTGATCAGGGTCTGCTCGGGCCGCAGCAGGGTAGCCTCGTGGCGGTCGAGGTGGGGGTGGTGCTGGGGCGATCGCACCTTGAGCACTACATCAGCGGCTTCCCACAGGTGGTTGGCGTCGGGCACCACGGCGCAGCCGACGGCCTCGTAGGCGCTGTCGGGAAAGCTGGCTTCGGCCCCGGCCTGGGTTTCGACCAAGACCGTAAAGCCCAGCTTTTGCAGTTTCTTGGCGGTGTCGGGGGTAGCGGCGACCCGTCGTTCGCCCGCAAACACCTCTTTGGGAATACCGACCTTAACCTCTGAGGGGGCGGTATCAGCAGGAGCGGCCATAGACTGGTCTTTGGGTGCGGCAATGGTCATAGGTGATTTAGGAGAGAAATGGCCTTAAACGACAGAGATGCAGACAGTAAATAGAGCCAAAGCGATCAAAAGAATCCCAACCTGAGCGCTAAAAAAGGGGATCGAAGGGGGAGGAGCCGAGGCGGTGAGAATCGCAGGGGGTGAATTGTGCGCCAGAACGGGCGGCAAAATTTAGGGGCGGGCAGCGGCGGCAGGGGGCACTAGGGGCGCGATCGCAGACGTTTTAGAGGAGTTTTAGACAATTTAGACAATGGCAAAAAACCCATACCGGGGTGCAGTCTCCAGCTAAGCGAGGGTGCTTGACAGAATTGGTGACAGTCTAAACGCTGCCGTTCCGCAGGTATTGTCTACAGAATTGCCATCCCCCGCCGACTACTACAATCTCCCCTGGCTTCCTCAATCACCTGGATATTCAGATTGTTTTTTGATTTTGACGGCGATCGCAGGGTAGTGCCCCAGCCTGGACAACCCTCTGCCTGGGCCTATCTCTGGCAGAGCCACCCGGCAAAAAAATCTTGCCCTAATCGGCAGCCCTACCTTGGTAGCCCTTACTGGGCGTCTCTGGCATGGTAAGAGGGCGGCCCAGCCCACCGCAGAAAACTTCAAGAATGTTTTAGGTCTGCGCCCGTCGAGTGGATGAATTGTCAGCGGCAGGAAACAACGTCTTTTTTTGCAACAACCCCAGTCACACCGAGCCAAAATCAAGAATTTTGCAGTAAAAACTCTGCCAATTCTAAAAACCCGGCCACCTCGGCGGCCTGGGTGACGTAGGCAGGACGATAGGTAAGGCGAGACCAGTAGTCCACCACGTTGGCCACCCCCACCGACTGGGGAAACAGGGCCGGGTCAAACATGCTCTGGTCGTTAGGGCTGTCGCCTACCGTCAACACCTCGGCGGCGGCGACGGCGGCAAAATGGCCTGCAATGACTCGCTTCAACCCGGCCGCCTTAGACTGGCCCACCGTAAACAGGTGGCACTGCACCGTGCTGTAGGTAAACCCCCAGCCCAACGACTGACACACCTGGGCCATTTCATCTAGATCGCTCTGGGTAAACCCCTCCAGGTCAAAGGTCCAGTCGGTGAGGCGAAAGCGGTTGTCTTCGGACTCGCGCAGCTGGGGCCAACGCCACCGCAGCTGCGTAAAGGCCTCGTGCAGCAGCTGCCGATGGGCCACCAGGTCAGGAATTTCGACTAGGGGCTCAGGCGGGCCAGCGGGGGGAAAGTAAATGCCGCCGTTTTCGGCCATCGCCCCGGCCACGGGCAGGTAGTGGGCCAGGCCATTTACCCACCCCGCCGACCGCCCAGTGACAATCATTACCGGCAGCCCTGCCGCCTGAAGCTGCTCTAGCCCTTGCAGCAGGGCGGGGGTAAACTTGCCGTCGTGGGTGAGGGTGCCATCCATATCGGTGGCCAGCAGCTTGGGCCGGGGTGAAAAGCCATGGCCAGGCAATGGTTGAACTTCGTGCATTGACTTTACACTTTGGGGTTACTGTTTTGGGATTACTGTGGACAGGTCAGAATGGCCTAATGCACGCTATGAGCACGTTAGCACCCGATCAACGCAACTACTACTATCTATTGGAAGGGGGTCGGGCAGGGGTGCATAAGCCCATTTTGGCGGCCCTCCACGCGGTTCACCGTCAGCCCCAGCTCACCGATGGCGAAACGGGTCTGGGCATTGCCCCGGTGAACCAGGTGGCCATGGGCGAGGTTGACACCTTTGCCACCCAGGTACAGTACGCGGCCAACACCCTGCGCAGCCTCACCAACGGTCTGGTTGAGCAGGGCTGGAGCGGAGCTGACATCTGGGATGCCAGCGTGGGGCGCTACAGCGATCGCTTTCTGCAAGCGGTGGCCAAGGGCTTTACCCCAGCGGAGGGCCATCCCGACGCCGCCCAGCTCGAACCCACCGACCCCGCCGCCCTGCTCCAGGCCTACCTCGAAGACATCAGCACCGACTACAGCGGGGCGCAGCTGCCCCAAAACCTCAGCCAGCTCGACCCGGCTCTGCTGGCCTTTGTCGAACGGGTGCCGCCCAACTACGGCCGGCTCGACTTCCAGCGCCAGGCCATGGTGGAGGCGGTGCGGCTGTGGCGGCAGCTCAACACGGCGTCCGCCGTGTACGACGCCCTCAGCGTGCCGGTGGTTGACCAGGTGCCCGACGAGGCGGCCCTAGACAATGCCCTGGTGGCCTTTATGCAGTCGGCGGCCCGGTACTACGCAGGCTACCCCAACCAGCGGGAGGCGCTGATTCGCCTGGTGCAGCTGTGGCGGGCGATGGACGGGCGGGAGGAGGCGATCGCCTGGCTGCTCACCCACGATCCCTTTGCCCACGAGACCAACCTCGAAATTGTTGACCCGGCGCTGATCGCCTTTGTGCAAAAAATTCCCGACCTCTACAGCGGTCAGGGCGATCTGCGCTTTGCTCTGACCGAGGGCTACCGCCGCTGGTTTGGCCTCGACTCGCGCACCGCCGCCGTTCAGCGGCTGGGGGTCAACCCCGACGACCTGGCGCAGAACGCCGACAACCAGGCCGCCCTGGTCACGACCGCCCGCACCCTCGATCGCGCCCTGCTCGATTTTGCGGCCCACGTTCCTACCACCTACACCCCTACCGAAGACCAGCGCGAGGCCTTGATTCGCCTGGTGCAGATCTGGCGGCGGCTGGAGGGGCGCATTCCCGCCATTCAGTCGCTGTTTGAGGATCTGCGGCGGCTGGAGCGGGCCGCCCCGACTTCGCCCGAGGCCATGCCCGCCCCGGTACCCGCACCCCAGCCGCCGCGCCCGATGCGGTGGACACCGAACAACCTTCAGCTCGACGCCAGCATTGTGCCCAACGGCAACTTCACCTGGTCAGAAGCCACCCGGGGCGGGGCTCGCATGCCCCCCAACCAGGCCACGGTGGATGCCATTGTGCGCATTGCCGCTCTGGCCCAGCAGGCCCGCGATCGCATCGGTCGGCCCTTTCTTGTCACCAGCTGGTATCGCCCCGCCGAGATCAACCGCCGGGTGGGCGGGGCCTCCCAGAGTCGCCACATCGTGGGCGATGCCATCGACTTTTACTGTGTGGGGCTGACGGGCAACCAGGTCTACTGGGCGCTCGATCCCTGGTGGCCGGGGGGGCTGGGCCGCTACAGCCAGTTCCCGGCGCTGGTGCATTTAGATGCGCGGGGGTCTAAGGCGCGGTGGACGCACTAGTAGGGGCAGACCCCCGTGTCTGCCCTCAAAAATTTTGGATTGGCGATTTTGGATTTTGGCAAGGTAGTGGGGCTTCAGAACTTACTAGGGTTAATGCAAGGAGACGTATGCGCCCTGCGGTTCAGGGAAGATGGCAGCGATGACGGCTAGCGGCACCGTGACGGGGGCGGAGCTGTGGGCCTGGCGCGAAAAGGCTCTGGCAGAGGCTCGGGCGGCGGGGGTGGATGCCGACGAGGTCGATTGGCTGCTGATGGCGGTGGCGGCGGTCGATCGGCTATCGCTGCGGCTGGGCACGGTGCGGGGGCGAGGGGCGATCCCGCTGAGCTATTCTCTAGTCGAACTGGAGCGGCGCTGGCAGGAGCGGCTGACTCAACGCACCCCAGTGCAGTACCTGGTGGGTGAAACCCCCTGGCGCGACCTGGTGCTGACGGTGTCTCCGGCGGTGCTGATCCCGCGTCCTGAGACGGAGTTGATGATTGACTTGGCTGAGGCGGCGATCGCCTGCAGCCCGATTGGCGATCGGCTGGCCGAAGGACTGTGGGCGGATCTGGGAACGGGCAGCGGCGCGATCGCCCTGGGTCTGGCCCAAGCTTTTCCCGCCGCGCAGATTCTGGCGGTGGATTTGAGTGCTGAGGCGCTGGCGATCGCCCAGGGGAACGCGGCCAGGGCGGGCTTGCGGGATCGCGTCACGTTCTATAACGGATCCTGGTTTGAGCCGCTAGAGGCCTATCGCGGGCAGCTCAGCGCTGTGGTGTCGAATCCGCCCTACATTCCCTCGGCGCTGCTGCCGACCCTTGAGCCCGAGGTGATTCACCACGAACCGGTCAGTGCTCTAGATGGCGGCGACGATGGCCTGGATGATCTCCGCCTGCTCGCCGCCCAGGCTCCCGGATTTTTGGTGCCGGGCGGACTCTGGCTGGTGGAGATGATGGCGGGTCAGGGGCAATCAGTCCGAGCCCTGCTGGAGGCGCAGGGGTGCTATTGCGATATTCAAATTTGTCTGGATTTGACGGGGCGCGATCGCTTTGTGCAGGCGATCTACAGCCCTCAACCCTAGCGATCGCGCAGGCGGCGCTGGTATTCCCAGAAGCGCTGCCACCAGTCGGCGGGCTCATCCTTGGGGCCGTCGTGCTCGGTGGGGCGGTCGCTGGGGCCATCGACCACCAGGCTGCCCACGTAGTCGGCCTCGGCATAGACGCGATCGATCTGCTGGCGAATTTCGGCCATATCCGCTTCCGACACCACGCCGTTGCTGGTGGCCTTGTAGAACTGCACCGTCACCCGAATGGGGTAGTCGGGGTCGCGCTCGATCGCCAGGTTGTCAATTTCGGTAAAGGGCCCCTCCACCGCGCCGTGGCCGATGACGGCGGCCTCCACGTCGCTGGCACCCCGGTTGGCCTCCAGGGCAGGGGCGGCGGCCATGGGGGCCAGCATGTCAAAGGATGACTGGCGCATCGGTGCCCGCTGCTTGAGGGGCACCTGAATCAGCAGCACCATGTTCAGGCCCTCGGTGTCGTCCCCAGCGCCGTCATTCCCGGGCCGGCCAGGATTCTCCACCGCCTGAAAGTCGCTGAGGCGCTGGCCTGTAAAGCTGGCCCGTTCGCCATTTTTGTTGAAAAACAGGCGCTGCCCCCAGGTCTGCCCCGCCTCAAAGCCATCGCGCTGGTTGTCGATCACGGTGACGCTGGTGCCTTCGCGGGTGGCGAGAATGGTCAGCACCGCCGGGTCGCCGGGGCGCGACTGGTAGTTAAACAGCACCGGGTTAAAGGTGGCCATCCCCTCCTGGGGAATCGGCAAAAAGCAGGCCTGGGCGCTGACCAGGACATGGCTATCGCGCTGGGGGGCAAGCAGCGATCGCCCTCGCCCCTGCCAGGAGTCTGGCGTACTCAGGTAGCTGCGCAGATCGCCCAGCACCTCGCTCAGGGCCACCCGGCGCAGGTCTTCGCCCTTTTCGTTGCCCACCTGCAAAAAGAAGCTCTCCAGGGGAATGTCGGCGCTGATGTCTGCAAAGTTGGGATGGCGAATTACCGGCATCAGGTGCAGCTGGTACTGCCGACTCACTGGATCCTGCTGCTGCACCTGGATGGTCATGTCGCTGATGTTGGGGCCGACCGCCGAGCCGTAGAAACGCCCGGTGTCTTCCCAGGTGACGTTGAGCACGTTGAGATTCAAAGACTCCGCCAGTCGGCGGGCGCTGGGGTCGTGCACCATGGCCTGGGTGCGCTCGATCACCTGGCGGTAGCGGTCAAAGGCCTGGCGCGGCACAATCGGTGGCATAGGCGAGCTTTCCGTAGGGGTGGGGTTGGGGTTGGCGTTGGGATTAGGCGCGATCGGATCCCATGCCTGGGTGGGGGCAGCGAGGGCGATGGGCAGGGCTGCCGCCGCCACTGCGCCCAGTAACCAAGTCTTCCAGCGGTGTTCCATCCTCAGGCCCTCGCAAAGCTATGCCCCTAACCTACGCGCTGGGGTGACCCAGCTCAGGACGGTTACAAAAACTGAAACTAGGGTTGAAGTCACGTTTTATACGGCACCGACAGTCCACACCCGTAACCCCACGGCGACCGTGCTGAATCGGATGGTGGCCAGGGCAGGACGATTTCCCAGGGATCGCAACGGGAAGCGCATCGGTCAATTTCAGGCTATTAGCTGTCGTCACTGTAATCACCCCGGCCCCAACCGCTCGGCTGCCAATCAGTAGGGAGCGAGCGCTGGCTTGCCCCGCCCACCGTCGGTGGTCACCCTCACCGAGGGCTCTGGCAGCCCAGGTGGGGAAAGCGCAGGGAGACGAAATTTAGGCAAAATTGTGATTTTGCTAACTAAACTAACCTCAGGTTGAACCCTAATCTCAGGGCCCATGGGCACGTAGTTTTAGTCGTCGTACATTCCCTATGCCTCAACAACTCGACTGCCAGTTCAGCTTTACCATTAATGGGGAGCCGGTCTCCATCACAGGTTTCTCGCCAGCGATCACCCTGCTGGAGTACCTGCGCCTGAGCGGGCGAGCCGGTACCAAAGAAGGCTGCGGCGACGGCGACTGCGGGGCCTGCACGGTAGCGATCGTGGGGGCGGGGGCCGACGGCCAGCCCCACTACCAGGCGGTCAACAGCTGCCTGATCCCCCTGGGGGCGGTGGCCGGGCGACAGGTGTGGACGGCGGACGGCATCGCCCAGGGCCGGATTGCCAAAAGCCCCCTGGTGAAAGAACCCGTCACCGCCGACCAGCTCCACCCGGTGCAGGCGGCGATGGTCGAAACCGGCGGTTCCCAGTGCGGCTACTGCACCCCCGGCTTCATCATGAGCCTGTTTGCCGCCTACTACGACGGCACCCCCGACGACCTCTCGGTGGAGGGCAACCTCTGCCGCTGCACGGGCTACCTACCCATCCGCCGCGCCGCCCAGAGGGTGGCCGAGGCTGCGGCTCATGACGGGTTTGCCGAACAGTTGACCACAGCCTCGCCAACCCTGGCTCCCCTGGCCTACACCACCCAAAACAACGGCCCTAGCGAGCAGTTTTATCGTCCCACTCAGCTCTCTGAAGTTCTCGATCTATTGCAGCGGCACCCGAACGCTACGCTGGTCGCCGGGGCCACTGACCTGGGCCTGGAGATGAGCTGGCACCGACAGCACTACCCCGTGCTAATTTCCCTGGAGGCCGTCACCGAACTGAAGCGGATTCACAAAACTGAGGAGACCGTTGCAATCGGTGCGGCGGTGCCCCTCAGCCACATCGAGACCACCCTGCACGGCCTCTTCCCCAGCCTGGATGAGATGATCCACTGGTTTGCTGCCCGCCAGGTGCGCAACCGGGCCACCCTCGGCGGCAACATCGGCACGGCATCGCCCATCGGCGACCTGCCCCCCGTTCTCCTATCTTTGGATGCCAGCCTGAAGCTGGCGGGGCCGGAGGGAGAACGCACCCTGCCCCTGGCCGACTTCTTCCTGGGCTACCGCCAGACGGCCCTCCAGCCCGGTGAGGTGATTGTGTCGGTGACAATCCCCCGAGCGCCCGCCCCAGGGACGGCCCGCCGCCTGGCCCAGGCCTACAAAATCGGCAAGCGCGGCACCGACGACATCAGCATTGTGGCTGCCGCCTTTGCAGTGGATGTGGATGGGGACAACCAGATCCTGAAGGCGCGGCTGGGCTATGGCGGGGTGGCGGCGACTCCGGCAAGGGCGATCGCCGTTGAAGAGTTCCTGCTGGGCAAGCCCTGGACGATGGCGACCGTGCAGGCCTCTAAACCCTTACTGCAAGAGGCGTTCACGCCGCTGAGCGACCTGCGCGGCAGCGCCGAGTACCGTAAGCGTTTAGTCGTAAACCTATTCAAGAAATTTTACGTGGAGTTTCCTTGAGGCATAAGCCCCTGAAACGGTGCATCGCTGCGCGGATGCACCCTACGGTTGACGGTCTTTTGCAAATAGACTTTGTAGGGTGGGCATTGCCCACCATTCCAAAACAGGGCAAAGTTAGCCAAAGTCAACTGTTTTCGATGCGCCCGATCAGCCCCATAGCTGCAAGTCCTGAGTGAGGACATAATGAGATCTGAGGAAGACTACTATCAACGGTGAAGCGTGATGACTGCCCTAGCCCAAGAAATTCTCAACAGCTTTGATAGCCTACCCAGTTCAGAGCAGGTGGAGATTGCTCTAGAGATCCTGCGGCGACTCGTTAATCTTG comes from the Nodosilinea sp. PGN35 genome and includes:
- a CDS encoding NAD(P)(+) transhydrogenase (Re/Si-specific) subunit beta — encoded protein: METNLVTTAYIAASALFILSLAGLSQPESAKRGNLLGMVGMAVAFGATAFISQGYPIQLGSIGLGVMVGALAASRVAMTDMPEMVALLNSFVGLAAVLVGFAEYLQPSAALTGGDVLVHRVEIFIGVFIGIVTFTGSMIAVAKLRGWVPSRAVLLPARHGLTLGMLGGIAALGYPFLVATGDLPLYALGAMTAIAGLFGIVIVLAIGGADMAVVISLLNSYSGLASAAAGFMLNNDLLIITGALVGSSGAILSYIMCKGMNRSFLNVVLGGFGETTSAGKAAALVGSATSTTTAEVVDLLETAQSVVIVPGYGMAVAQAQHAVAEITRILRTQGKQVRFGIHPVAGRMPGHMNVLLAEANVPYDIVLEMDEINDDFAHTDVVLVVGANDTVNPSAKYDPDSPIAGMPVMEVWEASTVVVLKRGMASGYAGVENPLFFNDNTLMLFGDAKTNVNGILAQLSTSTAPTPALAAA
- the pntA gene encoding Re/Si-specific NAD(P)(+) transhydrogenase subunit alpha, whose product is MTIAAPKDQSMAAPADTAPSEVKVGIPKEVFAGERRVAATPDTAKKLQKLGFTVLVETQAGAEASFPDSAYEAVGCAVVPDANHLWEAADVVLKVRSPQHHPHLDRHEATLLRPEQTLISFLWPAQNPELLSQLAEQGGTVLAMDSVPRISRAQKLDALSSMANIGGYRAVIEAAHHFGRCFTGQITAAGKMPPAKVMVIGVGVAGLAAIGAAKSLGAIVKAFDTRLVVKEQVQSLGAEFLELHFEEDGSGEGGYAKVMSPAFIAAEMALFAQQARDVDIIITTALIPGKPAPLLITQEMVESMKPGSVVVDLAAEQGGNCEVTQPGEIIDHHGVTVIGLTDLPSRMASQASQLYGNNLVHLLSDLGGAENFSINMDDQVIRATTVIHNGQVTWPPPKVEAPAPASPTAPTAPTSEEIPAAKSPLSQLLWPLLLGGLVVAIGLWAPASFITHLTVFVLASFLGWKVIWDVSPSLHTPLMSVTNAISGIIIIGGMLQISGDITSPMTILGAIALFLGTVNIAGGFMVSQRMLNMFHK
- a CDS encoding HAD family hydrolase; translation: MHEVQPLPGHGFSPRPKLLATDMDGTLTHDGKFTPALLQGLEQLQAAGLPVMIVTGRSAGWVNGLAHYLPVAGAMAENGGIYFPPAGPPEPLVEIPDLVAHRQLLHEAFTQLRWRWPQLRESEDNRFRLTDWTFDLEGFTQSDLDEMAQVCQSLGWGFTYSTVQCHLFTVGQSKAAGLKRVIAGHFAAVAAAEVLTVGDSPNDQSMFDPALFPQSVGVANVVDYWSRLTYRPAYVTQAAEVAGFLELAEFLLQNS
- a CDS encoding D-Ala-D-Ala carboxypeptidase family metallohydrolase, translated to MSTLAPDQRNYYYLLEGGRAGVHKPILAALHAVHRQPQLTDGETGLGIAPVNQVAMGEVDTFATQVQYAANTLRSLTNGLVEQGWSGADIWDASVGRYSDRFLQAVAKGFTPAEGHPDAAQLEPTDPAALLQAYLEDISTDYSGAQLPQNLSQLDPALLAFVERVPPNYGRLDFQRQAMVEAVRLWRQLNTASAVYDALSVPVVDQVPDEAALDNALVAFMQSAARYYAGYPNQREALIRLVQLWRAMDGREEAIAWLLTHDPFAHETNLEIVDPALIAFVQKIPDLYSGQGDLRFALTEGYRRWFGLDSRTAAVQRLGVNPDDLAQNADNQAALVTTARTLDRALLDFAAHVPTTYTPTEDQREALIRLVQIWRRLEGRIPAIQSLFEDLRRLERAAPTSPEAMPAPVPAPQPPRPMRWTPNNLQLDASIVPNGNFTWSEATRGGARMPPNQATVDAIVRIAALAQQARDRIGRPFLVTSWYRPAEINRRVGGASQSRHIVGDAIDFYCVGLTGNQVYWALDPWWPGGLGRYSQFPALVHLDARGSKARWTH